The Coffea arabica cultivar ET-39 chromosome 2c, Coffea Arabica ET-39 HiFi, whole genome shotgun sequence genome includes the window TTATCCGTGGATGCAGAAACAAGAGTTTCTGAATCTATGAACTTCACATAGCTAACTGCCTTTCCATGGCCAGCTAATGCACACCAAGGAATTCTTGTGTGTCGAAGATCATAACAGTAGATCTTGTAATCAGCAGAACCAAAAGCCAAAATATATGACGAGTAAGTAGAGAATTGAACACAGCAAACATTGGCAGGATTCCATATTGTTCCAATAGAGTTTCTCTGTGAAggcaaattcaaaatttctgcCCTTTAACAAATCATGTctgaataaaaaaaatctacGGATTATGGTAGTATCTAATTCCAGAACTATTGCATATAAGGTCAAAAAATGATTGAATCACATTATAATTGTCAAGCTTTAGTATTTTGGATGTACATAAAATGAATAATtggattttgttttcttctctaGCAGCAGGTATTTTGGCCACATGAAGAGAACATGCAATACAGTTAATTACAACTGTTCATTGACACAACTCCCACATTAGATCAATATCAGCTAGTGACCATGCATAATGCTACCTAGAAAGAATGAATCTTATACCACCAAAAGAGACAGTTAACCGACTTATGTGCATTGCATTTGATAGTCTTCTCCACATAAATAAGCAGGGATGGCCATGCATAATGTTTGTTCAATGCTCATGTAATAAACAACTGATCTACAATGAAGCTTATTGGATTTGTATTCTTCCTGtaaaatcaagaatttcatATCCATCAGCTATAAGTTTACTCGGGATTCTAGGTCACCATCTTTAAATTTCTAAACCAATGCAAGCTCTTAAAAGCATAACAAACTTCTATTTTTGACCACTATGTGAAGAAAATTGTGTGCCAAATCTGTTAATTGGTATGAGATATCATACGTCATTGATGCTCCACAATTTCACAGAACAATCATCACTTCCACTAGCAAACTTTGCTGGATCCACACAAGAAAAGTCAACAGACCAAGCCCTCTTCTGGTGCTCAATGTATTGAGCAAAGCATTGACCATTGCTTGCATCCCAGATCTGCGCTTgagtcaaaacaaccaaaattcaagaaagaGTGTCTTGTCCAGTACTAGATTGCAGAACCATGTTTAGTGAATGGTACCATAATTAAGATAAAACttgcaaaaaggagagaaagaaaTAGACAATCCTCTAACAGTAATGCTCAGTAAAAAGGTAGCCAACCTCTAGGACCAGAAAAATGCAgcttagaaaaataatttacagCAATAAACAACCTAGCAAGAGCATAAAACATCATTTAAGTAAAGGTTTGATGAGGATTAAGTCAAGTTCAAACAAAAGGATTCATATAATTGCATGCAATCCAGACAAAACCAGAACAAAAAACCATAAGACAAATAGGCAGAGACTGATAATGGATTAGCTTGCCATATTTTCGCACTTATTCTTAGACATGCTCAATAATATGTGGAAAGCACACACCTGCACTATACCATCATAATCTGTAGAAGCCAAAAAGTGCTGGATATATTGGTTCCAGCAAACACAACTAAGCTTAGATCTGTTTGACATCTCAACCATAGGATACTGAATGTCAACAGGGTCATCCAGAAGTGAACCAAACTCAaagattttgattttctttgaGACCCCTGCAGCAGCAATATACTCCTCATCCCGATCAAAACTCAAAGAGCAAATGGCATCTGCAGAGTTTAGAAAATCAGCATTCCACTTTGTTCCACACACTTGAAAGGTACTATAGCGAGCAAATCTACAAATGCCTTCAAAGAAGACTCCAACTCGATCAATCAGTTTTTCTTCCATGTTTGGGTCTTTATTTGCATCTTGAGCCTCAAACCACTTCTCACGATTACTCAATAAGGCCTTGTCTGCTCTTTCCAAGGAAGAATTCTCTGTGATATGGGCCTGAGATTTCAGAGAGAAATAAGCATTTTCCAGCTGGCTGATGTTTTTCATCAAATTTAACTTTTCTTCAATCATGCTTCTTGATGAGAATATTCTTGGAAGAATTTCAATATCATCCCTATCTTTAGAAACAAGACTTGACCTTGAAGCACTTAAACGTTGGTCCATCCAATCTGAGTAAAATTCTTGTTCATGTCTGCTTCCAATTTTTCTGATATCTGTTTCTAAGCATTTTATACTCTCCAGTAAACTTGAAACATGATTCTGCCTTTGTTCCTTAAGCGAATCTAGAAAATGAAGTAAGAGCTCCGATTCTACATCCTCTTCTTTCTCCATCATTGATGGTGCATTATCTCCCACAAGGACATCCTCAGAACTATAAATTGATTCAGATTGCAGGATTTCCCTTTCAAAGAACAAATTGATTTCTGAATATGCTGAATTATAACTTTAAGTAGAATTGCAAATTCACGTAATTACAtatctttcttattttttatggAAAAGGAGGCATAGATTGCTACTTAACAAATAGAAAGCAAAGAGTAAATGAAGCTCTTGTACTTAATGTTCACAGCCTTGCTCTTGCATGCCAGGCACACCAGGAGGCTCCTTTTATTTGATCTTTGACATTAGCCTGGCAATGAAGCAACCTGACATTGCCCTAAAGCCTGCCCTTAGGAGATTTTAACATATCTAAGCTTATATTCATCCAACTAAAAATGTTACATGAGTTGTAACAAGAAGTTAATACTACTTTTAGCTTGTGAAAGTATTCTTGCTGAGAAGCGTCTTCAGGACTAAGTCAACTTCAATTAAGTAAGTATCCAGTGGACTGTTTatctatatttatatttatatttttgatgtgtgtgtgtgtgtgtgaaagcTTTTGGATAAGTAAAGACAAATTTTGCATGAATTTTGCTTCCTCCAGAACAGATTTATCACAATGAAAAAGCATCTGGCATATAATTAGTGCAGTAAAGGCAGACAACAGAAAAAGACTGTTTGTCCTATACCAACCTAAGGCAAGTGTAGACAATGTTGGAAAGAAAATTTATGCTTTCATACAGCCAATTCTGAAGCAGTTATTATATGTGTGGACATATATCCTACTTATTCTATGGATAGGGAAAGACAATAAtccaaagaagaaaaacaaggagGCAGCAGCCATACTGACAGATTATCAGGGAAACACCCAGTTTATGGTGCGACTTATCACTATCGCCTTTTGCATGTAAATTTGATTGAATGAGAAATCTGAACTGCCATAGCTACCAAGGTACTCCCGTATAGTTAGGCCATGAGATTCATGAATGTTGCTCTTAGCATCTTGATAAAAACACCCATGACTAAGACCAAGGTTACAAATTTTTAGTAAAATTACAACAAAGGGAAGTTAGATGATATTATTAGTCTTCCAACAGCTCAGCTAGTTTATCGCTGGCTGTCTTGTCATATGTGTCACTTCAACACTACTTTTCTCCTATTTTTGTCTTCCTTTGGTCTCATTTATAAAGTTTACAATTCAGCAAGAAACTAAGGAGTGAAGTAGTAACAGAATAGTACCTTGTTGTCGGACGGCACGAAGGTTCAGGATGAAGCAGCCAAAAGCAAAAACCAGCTTCCTTTGGATTTTCAGAAAGAAAATTTGCAGGTAGAATTCGGTCTCGCAAATCCAACATGGCTGCGAAATGCAACTCTGGTGATGCGAATTGGCAAAGTAACTGAAAAAAGGAACTGATGTCAGTGCAGAATCAGGATATTAATATCAGTTAATGAATCATAAATATAAATTGCAATCTTCATATGTGTATCATATATCTATACAATTTTCTATCTGAGAAGGTAAAAGAGCAAACATCCTTGCATACCCTAACAGCAAATCTGCAGAAAAAGTGAAATGAAAGGAAACTCAGTGCTAACAAGATCCACCAGAGCACTGAAGGCCAAGGGCTGCTATTGCAAGTATCAGTCTGGACAAGTGCAATTACCTATTTGAGCAATACTAAGGCGAACATGTGCATCTAATGTAAGCCAGTAGAAAGAACTTCTAAGCAGCATATTAATACCCCATATCACATTCCCATGTTGGACTACTATTACATTGCTGCTGATCGGTCTTCAACCAAAAAGAATTGCAAAGGATATTTGCTAGTCATGAAACTTTCCCAAGGCCAACAGATAATAGCCTAAGGTTCTTAGGAACTGCATCCTTGGGTAAAAACCATTTAAACAGGAATATTATAATATACTTTGCTGGAAGGTATGACAAGAAATCGCTCCACAAAGGTACTCAAGGACTTAATTCTCAAATACTCCTCTAAAACTATTCAGCAAACCCAACAAGATAATCTGTAGCaggaacaaagaaaaaaaaaagatatgctTAATATGTTTAAATCTCCATGAGACTCAGGAAATAATGTTTTCCTTTTGTTATGAAAAGCCATACACAGAAGTGAGGAACTTCAGGTCGTATATGTGACCTAAAGTTTGTATCATCCTCCAAAATACAGCTGTCATCAAACCAGGAAATGAAGTTGTACTTGCCAAATTCACGATTTCCAGCGTCATTTACCAAAAGCAAACAACCCAGATATTCAGATTTATCTTAGTTTTCAAAAGTTCTACTGGAAATAAAGCTTGCAAATTTTGACCGTCAATAGTTTAGGTAaaatcaagtacaaaatcaaccaaaaggtATCAAGAAAAGGAATGGAAACTTGAAggataaaaatatttcaagatATTTCCAACCTCAAATAGGAGAATGCCTAGATTGTAAATATTTGATGACAACAGGCCACTGCTATGAAGCTCCTCTGGACAAGCATACCActtcttttccatttgaaccATCTCAGGTTCCAATTCAGACTTGGGCCCAATAGTTTCGTTAACTGTGCAATAGgcagaaaaaaattgagattcaTGTCTCATTGATTCCATGTCCTTGCCAAGCTTTTGCTTCTTTACAAGCATTTCTCTCTGGTCATAGGCATCCTGCTCCAATGGCTTTTTCTTAGTCATACCTTGGTTCACCATGGTCATCAATCCTATTGGAACTGATGAACCAGTGTACTTAATGCTATCAGGTGAGGCAAAAATGAATTTGGATGGCCTCAAGTCTAGTAGTCCAATTCCTTCACAGTGTGCTAAATCCACTAACTCCACAATCAGTTTAAATAAGCGCAGCCTCTCAACTTTCTTCATCTCAGAAGCCCCAGAACTTAGCCAATCTCTCAAGGTGATCTTACCATGAGATGCTACAGGTCCTACCAGATACTTATCAGGCAACGGAGGCAGACTTTGAGAAGCCTTTGTGTCCGCCAACACGCCAGAATTTTGGGCGCTAAGAGTAATCAATTGTTTTTCATATTGCGTCATGGCTGCAGAATGAGGTCTGTAATGAACTTCAGGTTCTGTACATTCAACAGCCTTATCCTTGCGAGATTGTTTCCTGAAGAAATTAGTAAAGCTAGAAGATCGTAATACTTTTGAACGATCATCCCCACCAGGCTGTTGATTGCTTTGAGTGTGCGAGCGACAATTATCTGCAGAACGAGTGGAAACTCCACCTAGGACTTTATTCTTCTGTTTTGTCATCAAAGGTTTAAGCTCCTTAATACCCACAGACTCCATTTCCTTCTTCTCCTTCGAACTTAATGATATTCCACCCTGCTTCTCGGAAACTGATGCTCCAGAAAAATTCCTACTCCTTATCCCCCCTGCCAATCGAAAAAAATTTTGCCACATATCCTTCTGCCTATGATTGATTGCCTCAGAATCATTTGAGCTGCTAACCGAAGCCAAGATGGAAGTCTTAAAATCTCTCTTCGTAGATTCTTCAGCTGCGTTCCCTTTCCCCACATCAGTTACAGAATAAGCCTTTGTACGGGGGACATGTTGATTTCCCAGAGCCATCACATATCTGTTTGACAAACCCTTTTGCAATTGATCTCCGTAGGAGTTGGTGGAGCTTCCTGGAAAGTCAGAAACGGTAGATACACACAATCCTGACGATTCTGATCTAGTGCTGCAGCCCTCTTGCTCTTTATCAAGTTCTAGCTCTTTACTCTTATGTTCAACGGTAGATTTATCCTCAACATGCTCCATTTTTCGTTCTCAATTAAGCTCATCAATCAAGCAACTATCCCATTCTATACGAGACAATATCATAACTCAAAAGTcgagacccaaaaaaaataaagaaaaaacttGTAACAAACTATGGATGATCATACCTTGAAGAAATGACGATAAACAGAAAATCCCAGTTCAAAAGAGcttaatttgaagaaatgagCATCCCAACTTCAACAATCacatattaaaattaaaaaatcaaaCAAAGTCCCCAACTTTCCACGGTACTGAAAAGGGATCAGACAAGCTCAGAGCAAGTTCGGAAAGAACCGAATGAATCTAAGCCCCTAAAACTCCAGATAAAGAATAGAGCTTGCCTGAAATGTGAGAAACTATCTTCATCatagcattaaaaaaaatttggctcCCATTAAGGCAAGGGCCGACAATAACAGTTGCGTTGCGGAGCAGAAAGCTGTAAGCCTTACAGGATTTCCGTCCGGTTTCCCCATACCCCgttttattaattaattagtataAAACATGGACTGGATAGTGGATACTGGTATGAGTGAATTAAAATAACGCCTTTTTCTTTTCGCGAATACCTAAATTAGAGATACCGcccttttttgttttaaaataaaattacggTAAGCTCTCCAGATTAATTGCAGTAACATTTTTTGTCAATTGGAATTTGGGTCAAATATTGCCCCCGTTGTACTTTCCGGTCAGTCACCATTTCCCAACCTCAACCTTAAAATTATCCATTTGAAAATCTTAATTCTATCAAACAAAAATGAGTGTAATAATATGTTAccgttttgataaaaaaaaaaatgagtgtaaTAATAACACTCATTATTGCCTTGTTGCTGAAATTATTTATAGTTTActgttattttttcttaaaaaaattgaaatttgatttaatctgTATCTTTCTCCTTTAAGTTTAAGGATAAAGCATATTAGCCCTTTTCAACAATTTTGGTTAAGTATTTGATAGtatttgattaatttgacaaACAAAAAATGCATTCTAACAGTTtacataaaccaaaacaaaaaaaaaaactattttttgaaaaaaaaaataaaaaagtttaatATCACCTTTTTTGTCTCAATTTTTTGCTAATTGCATTtattgttattactgtattatttatctttattgtttgatttaaaTTCTAATAAATTGAACGAAATGCATAAAAGTCCAATAGCAAAATTTAAGGATAATAAACTAAATGTAAACCCTTTTTAGCTTTGATGAATTTGATATTTTTGTATAGTATATTCTATAGAGAAAATGTATCTTTTAGCAATAGAAGGAAATAGTAGTTAGTTATAGataatttgataaataaaaaggcaataatattattatactcttttttttttttttttgcatttctaACTTTAACTAGTTTTCATGGGAGTGAAGTATATAAGCATATTTTAAGGTTGAAGGTGGTGAAGTATAACTGCCCCCAAAATTCAGCGGAGCAAAGTGTTATGAACCCTTAAATTTTTGTTTCTCTAATAccatgggtttgtttggattccTATTATTTGTACAttacttaaaaatattttaaaagtttACCTAAACTTTATCTAAAATTATCCTGAAGAACCCTACAGTAACAAATTTTGCtaaaaaaatactctaaaatGAGTCACTATGCTGCAGTTAATTTATGAATGAAGATCCAACTGTTTGTTACCCCCATTTTAAAGATAAATAAGAATTTACACACTATATTTTCTAGCAAGTAACAATTCACGCAACAACAAGTGTACAAAGCAATTCAAGTTTGTTTTAGTTGTCATAAAATTTACCATATTGTAAAAATAATATTGTTTTTTTCCTGTAAGCCGGGTAAATTTATGAATAAGGGATAGGGACGGTTGCTcccaggatatatatatatatatatatatatatatatatatatatatatatatatatatatatatatatatatacaactgTAGTTACAAAAGCACTAGTTAGGTTAATttcacaaaaagaaaagaaaacaaatatcactgcaaaagaaattcaaaaaagAGGGAAGTTACGGGAGAAGGAACTAGTTAACTTGAgttatctatatctatatgtattcagGAAGGGGTTTTTAGCATAAACCCTCTCAATGACttctaaatttttcatttttttttctagatttttatatttattttaatacataaaatgtagttggttataacccaccttatcacccatcaatattcccactatctcACTCCTACTATCCCACtatcttaactcatcctacaaccacTCCTATAAATTCTCTATTCCCACTATCCCACTATCTCATTCCCACTCTCTCTCggtttcttatttgtttttggttctctatttattttgtaaatatattgattttgtttcttttatgagCAGTAGTGGAAGATATTATGTGCAGAGACTTCAGCAAAACTCAACCTTCTTGCGGATAATTGGAAGTATATTCTTGTCAACTTAATTTTTCAGGTCGGTCCCCTCTGCTTTTTAAGtatgttttgcttttgttttgctttttgTCATGAATGATATTGCATTGATTTTCTGATCATCCATtatttctgaaaaatttttacaaaatccTAAGAACGATTGTTTGCTTATTGTTACACTGTAAAGCAAAGATAGTCAATAGTGGGATAAAGTATAAACACAAAATCACAATCACATTTCTAACATAAGGTATTGCTTGCTTATATAATTGTGGATGGTATATGTTCATGATTGAGGATTTTACTATTTCTAACATAAATtgtatattataaaaatttatttgtttgtattactgaaattttttaattattttttattgcacatttatcacataaaaaaGGTGTTACGatagttattttcataattttatttcaaaaatgatcgtgcatgaaataaaaaaaaaattttgataataaaaatagtTTATAATTAGAGAAAAACAATTCAGATACTACTAATAACTAAGGCACTATACGCCCATTATTAAAATtagattaatttttaatttcggCAGAAATCCTTTTGGCAAAATTGCATTCtaacctttcttttctttatcattTTCTCTCTGCATTGACTGCAAtaattttcacttcactttTAATGGGTGGGCTTTCAAAATTGGTAGAAAGAGAATTTATTAGTATTCAAATAACTGTTCTGTGTTGCATCTTTTTGAGATGCTAAAGAAGGCATGAAATTTCTTGAAGGATGGTATCATACTTTTTAGAGTTTGAATTACAATATTACCttcattttttgtatttttgtatttttgcatCTACTGGATTAGAAAAAAACGCGTCCTTCTAAGTTTGGATTATGTTCAGCAGTGATGCCAAAGACCTAACGATATCTATATGATAAAAAAACCCAAGGGACATAATTATATATCATACCAAATATCAGGAAACTAACTGCATAAAGAAAATAATCCTGATTCATATTTCGGCACACTACCTGATTCAAGAcggtgatttttttaaaaaatttggtttCTCTtggtatttgaaaaattttgaattctaactgaacttaaaccaaaagaataaattaaaaattatagagGCTGCCAAATTAAAAGACAATATTGAATTGGATATTAAAAGATGGTTTAAACATAGTAGGGACTACGAACtaaaatctttgaaaaacaattctatatccaaaaaataaaaaaaaaaactacaagaaCAAGctcattttcccaaaaaaaaaaaaaagaagcctaTAAGAACATACGcccttttccaaatttaataatttatctaCATTATGaacatctatatctatatataatCAGGAAGGGGTTTTTAGCAGAAACCCTCTCAATGACTTCTaaatttctcattcttttttctagatttttgtatttatttcaatacataaaatgtagttgGTTATAACCCACCTTATCGCCCATCAATATTCCTACTATCCCACTATtttaactcatcctacaaccactcctacaaatTCTCTATTCCCACTATCCCACTATCTCACTCCCACTCTCTCTcagtttcttatttgtttttgattctctattcattttgtaaatgtattgattttgtttcttttatgagCAGTAGTGGAAGATATTATGTGCAGAGACTTCAGCAAAACTCAACCTTCTTGCGGATAATTGGAAGTATATTCTTGCCAACTTAATTTTCCAGATCGATCCCTTCTACTTTTTAAGTatgtt containing:
- the LOC140003794 gene encoding protein SUPPRESSOR OF PHYA-105 1-like isoform X1, translating into MEHVEDKSTVEHKSKELELDKEQEGCSTRSESSGLCVSTVSDFPGSSTNSYGDQLQKGLSNRYVMALGNQHVPRTKAYSVTDVGKGNAAEESTKRDFKTSILASVSSSNDSEAINHRQKDMWQNFFRLAGGIRSRNFSGASVSEKQGGISLSSKEKKEMESVGIKELKPLMTKQKNKVLGGVSTRSADNCRSHTQSNQQPGGDDRSKVLRSSSFTNFFRKQSRKDKAVECTEPEVHYRPHSAAMTQYEKQLITLSAQNSGVLADTKASQSLPPLPDKYLVGPVASHGKITLRDWLSSGASEMKKVERLRLFKLIVELVDLAHCEGIGLLDLRPSKFIFASPDSIKYTGSSVPIGLMTMVNQGMTKKKPLEQDAYDQREMLVKKQKLGKDMESMRHESQFFSAYCTVNETIGPKSELEPEMVQMEKKWYACPEELHSSGLLSSNIYNLGILLFELLCQFASPELHFAAMLDLRDRILPANFLSENPKEAGFCFWLLHPEPSCRPTTREILQSESIYSSEDVLVGDNAPSMMEKEEDVESELLLHFLDSLKEQRQNHVSSLLESIKCLETDIRKIGSRHEQEFYSDWMDQRLSASRSSLVSKDRDDIEILPRIFSSRSMIEEKLNLMKNISQLENAYFSLKSQAHITENSSLERADKALLSNREKWFEAQDANKDPNMEEKLIDRVGVFFEGICRFARYSTFQVCGTKWNADFLNSADAICSLSFDRDEEYIAAAGVSKKIKIFEFGSLLDDPVDIQYPMVEMSNRSKLSCVCWNQYIQHFLASTDYDGIVQIWDASNGQCFAQYIEHQKRAWSVDFSCVDPAKFASGSDDCSVKLWSINDRNSIGTIWNPANVCCVQFSTYSSYILAFGSADYKIYCYDLRHTRIPWCALAGHGKAVSYVKFIDSETLVSASTDNTLKLWDLKNTTIEGSISNACSLTFSGHTNEKNFVGLSVLDGYIACGSETNEVFAYYRSLPMPIASHKFGSFDPISGHELDESNGQFVSSVCFRRKSNIVVAANSSGSIKLLQMV
- the LOC140003794 gene encoding protein SUPPRESSOR OF PHYA-105 1-like isoform X3 — protein: MEHVEDKSTVEHKSKELELDKEQEGCSTRSESSGLCVSTVSDFPGSSTNSYGDQLQKGLSNRYVMALGNQHVPRTKAYSVTDVGKGNAAEESTKRDFKTSILASVSSSNDSEAINHRQKDMWQNFFRLAGGIRSRNFSGASVSEKQGGISLSSKEKKEMESVGIKELKPLMTKQKNKVLGGVSTRSADNCRSHTQSNQQPGGDDRSKVLRSSSFTNFFRKQSRKDKAVECTEPEVHYRPHSAAMTQYEKQLITLSAQNSGVLADTKASQSLPPLPDKYLVGPVASHGKITLRDWLSSGASEMKKVERLRLFKLIVELVDLAHCEGIGLLDLRPSKFIFASPDSIKYTGSSVPIGLMTMVNQGMTKKKPLEQDAYDQREMLVKKQKLGKDMESMRHESQFFSAYCTVNETIGPKSELEPEMVQMEKKWYACPEELHSSGLLSSNIYNLGILLFELLCQFASPELHFAAMLDLRDRILPANFLSENPKEAGFCFWLLHPEPSCRPTTREILQSESIYSSEDVLVGDNAPSMMEKEEDVESELLLHFLDSLKEQRQNHVSSLLESIKCLETDIRKIGSRHEQEFYSDWMDQRLSASRSSLVSKDRDDIEILPRIFSSRSMIEEKLNLMKNISQLENAYFSLKSQAHITENSSLERADKALLSNREKWFEAQDANKDPNMEEKLIDRVGVFFEGICRFARYSTFQVCGTKWNADFLNSADAICSLSFDRDEEYIAAAGVSKKIKIFEFGSLLDDPVDIQYPMVEMSNRSKLSCVCWNQYIQHFLASTDYDGIVQIWDASNGQCFAQYIEHQKRAWSVDFSCVDPAKFASGSDDCSVKLWSINDIYCYDLRHTRIPWCALAGHGKAVSYVKFIDSETLVSASTDNTLKLWDLKNTTIEGSISNACSLTFSGHTNEKNFVGLSVLDGYIACGSETNEVFAYYRSLPMPIASHKFGSFDPISGHELDESNGQFVSSVCFRRKSNIVVAANSSGSIKLLQMV
- the LOC140003794 gene encoding protein SUPPRESSOR OF PHYA-105 1-like isoform X4 translates to MEHVEDKSTVEHKSKELELDKEQEGCSTRSESSGLCVSTVSDFPGSSTNSYGDQLQKGLSNRYVMALGNQHVPRTKAYSVTDVGKGNAAEESTKRDFKTSILASVSSSNDSEAINHRQKDMWQNFFRLAGGIRSRNFSGASVSEKQGGISLSSKEKKEMESVGIKELKPLMTKQKNKVLGGVSTRSADNCRSHTQSNQQPGGDDRSKVLRSSSFTNFFRKQSRKDKAVECTEPEVHYRPHSAAMTQYEKQLITLSAQNSGVLADTKASQSLPPLPDKYLVGPVASHGKITLRDWLSSGASEMKKVERLRLFKLIVELVDLAHCEGIGLLDLRPSKFIFASPDSIKYTGSSVPIGLMTMVNQGMTKKKPLEQDAYDQREMLVKKQKLGKDMESMRHESQFFSAYCTVNETIGPKSELEPEMVQMEKKWYACPEELHSSGLLSSNIYNLGILLFELLCQFASPELHFAAMLDLRDRILPANFLSENPKEAGFCFWLLHPEPSCRPTTREILQSESIYSSEDVLVGDNAPSMMEKEEDVESELLLHFLDSLKEQRQNHVSSLLESIKCLETDIRKIGSRHEQEFYSDWMDQRLSASRSSLVSKDRDDIEILPRIFSSRSMIEEKLNLMKNISQLENAYFSLKSQAHITENSSLERADKALLSNREKWFEAQDANKDPNMEEKLIDRVGVFFEGICRFARYSTFQVCGTKWNADFLNSADAICSLSFDRDEEYIAAAGVSKKIKIFEFGSLLDDPVDIQYPMVEMSNRSKLSCVCWNQYIQHFLASTDYDGIVQIWDASNGQCFAQYIEHQKRAWSVDFSCVDPAKFASGSDDCSVKLWSINDRNSIGTIWNPANVCCVQFSTYSSYILAFGSADYKIYCYDLRHTRIPWCALAGHGKAVSYVKFIDSETLVSASTDNTLKLWDLKNTTIEGSISNACSLTFSGHTNEKMDI
- the LOC140003794 gene encoding protein SUPPRESSOR OF PHYA-105 1-like isoform X2 → MEHVEDKSTVEHKSKELELDKEQEGCSTRSESSGLCVSTVSDFPGSSTNSYGDQLQKGLSNRYVMALGNQHVPRTKAYSVTDVGKGNAAEESTKRDFKTSILASVSSSNDSEAINHRQKDMWQNFFRLAGGIRSRNFSGASVSEKQGGISLSSKEKKEMESVGIKELKPLMTKQKNKVLGGVSTRSADNCRSHTQSNQQPGGDDRSKVLRSSSFTNFFRKQSRKDKAVECTEPEVHYRPHSAAMTQYEKQLITLSAQNSGVLADTKASQSLPPLPDKYLVGPVASHGKITLRDWLSSGASEMKKVERLRLFKLIVELVDLAHCEGIGLLDLRPSKFIFASPDSIKYTGSSVPIGLMTMVNQGMTKKKPLEQDAYDQREMLVKKQKLGKDMESMRHESQFFSAYCTVNETIGPKSELEPEMVQMEKKWYACPEELHSSGLLSSNIYNLGILLFELLCQFASPELHFAAMLDLRDRILPANFLSENPKEAGFCFWLLHPEPSCRPTTREILQSESIYSSEDVLVGDNAPSMMEKEEDVESELLLHFLDSLKEQRQNHVSSLLESIKCLETDIRKIGSRHEQEFYSDWMDQRLSASRSSLVSKDRDDIEILPRIFSSRSMIEEKLNLMKNISQLENAYFSLKSQAHITENSSLERADKALLSNREKWFEAQDANKDPNMEEKLIDRVGVFFEGICRFARYSTFQVCGTKWNADFLNSADAICSLSFDRDEEYIAAAGVSKKIKIFEFGSLLDDPVDIQYPMVEMSNRSKLSCVCWNQYIQHFLASTDYDGIVQIWDASNGQCFAQYIEHQKRAWSVDFSCVDPAKFASGSDDCSVKLWSINDRNSIGTIWNPANVCCVQFSTYSSYILAFGSADYKIYCYDLRHTRIPWCALAGHGKAVSYVKFIDSETLVSASTDNTLKLWDLKNTTIEGSISNACSLTFSGHTNEKVFAYYRSLPMPIASHKFGSFDPISGHELDESNGQFVSSVCFRRKSNIVVAANSSGSIKLLQMV